The Lysobacter gummosus genome includes a region encoding these proteins:
- a CDS encoding MFS transporter has product MHAPSSSASSTPAVPETGPGARKGLPIALYALTVGAFGIGTTEFVIMGLLLQVAADLHIGIAAAGLLISGYALGVFVGAPVLTVATGRMPRKAVLVALMLIFTIGNIVCAIAPNYTVLMIARVITSLAHGTFFGVGAVVATGLVPADKKASAISIMFTGLTVATLLGVPAGAWLGLHYGWRSTFWAVTVIGLIATVVIAALVPKDKRKPEPVALRREVKAVVHPQVLLGLLMTVLGFAGVFTVYTFIQPILTRISGFSEAAVSPILLVFGGGMILGNLIGGRLADKRLAPALIGTLIALAAVLGVMTFALHNPIAAIAFVGLLGVAAFATVPPLQLWVLQKTDPAGQNLASSLNIGAFNLGNALGAWLGGAVIEHGPGLGAVTWIAALVTLSGLVLAVWAAKLDAPERAATRAAQEGEAAAVCAAG; this is encoded by the coding sequence ATGCATGCCCCGTCTTCCTCCGCCTCCAGCACCCCGGCCGTCCCCGAAACCGGCCCGGGCGCGCGCAAAGGCCTGCCGATCGCGCTGTACGCGCTGACCGTCGGCGCCTTCGGCATCGGCACCACCGAGTTCGTGATCATGGGCCTGCTGCTGCAGGTCGCGGCCGACCTGCACATCGGCATCGCCGCGGCCGGGCTGCTGATCTCCGGCTACGCGCTGGGCGTGTTCGTCGGCGCGCCGGTGCTGACCGTCGCCACCGGGCGCATGCCGCGCAAGGCGGTGCTGGTGGCGCTGATGCTGATCTTCACCATCGGCAACATCGTCTGTGCGATCGCACCGAACTACACCGTGCTGATGATCGCGCGGGTGATCACCTCGCTCGCGCACGGCACCTTCTTCGGCGTCGGCGCGGTGGTCGCGACCGGCCTGGTGCCGGCCGACAAGAAAGCCTCCGCGATCTCGATCATGTTCACCGGCCTGACCGTCGCCACCTTGCTCGGTGTTCCCGCCGGCGCGTGGCTGGGCCTGCACTACGGCTGGCGCTCGACGTTCTGGGCGGTGACCGTGATCGGCCTGATCGCGACCGTCGTCATCGCCGCGCTGGTGCCGAAGGACAAGCGCAAGCCCGAGCCGGTGGCGCTGCGTCGCGAAGTGAAGGCGGTGGTGCATCCGCAGGTGCTGCTGGGCTTGTTGATGACGGTGCTGGGCTTCGCCGGCGTGTTTACGGTCTACACCTTCATCCAGCCGATTCTTACCCGCATCAGCGGCTTCAGCGAGGCGGCGGTGTCGCCGATTCTGTTGGTCTTCGGCGGCGGCATGATCCTGGGCAACCTGATCGGCGGGCGTCTGGCCGACAAGCGTCTGGCGCCGGCGTTGATCGGCACGCTGATCGCGTTGGCGGCGGTGCTGGGCGTGATGACCTTCGCCCTGCACAACCCGATCGCCGCGATCGCCTTCGTCGGCCTGCTCGGCGTGGCCGCGTTCGCGACGGTGCCGCCGCTGCAGTTGTGGGTGTTGCAGAAGACCGATCCGGCCGGGCAGAACCTGGCTTCCAGCTTGAACATCGGCGCGTTCAACCTGGGCAACGCGCTGGGTGCGTGGCTGGGCGGCGCGGTGATCGAACACGGTCCCGGGCTGGGCGCGGTGACCTGGATCGCTGCTTTGGTGACGCTGTCGGGGCTGGTGCTGGCGGTGTGGGCGGCCAAGTTGGATGCACCTGAGCGGGCGGCGACGCGGGCTGCGCAGGAAGGCGAAGCGGCTGCGGTTTGTGCTGCGGGTTGA
- a CDS encoding LysR family transcriptional regulator yields MDRIADLNLFLRVLDLGSISAAARSLDLSVAVASQRLKRLERDLGVRLLHRTTRQLHATAEGVALAERGRALIEELEALTSDLRQSGSEPSGVLRVTTSASFGRMYISPLLPEFQRRYPAVRLSVNLNDERLDLIASGMDLAIRIGPLDDSSLVARKLADNRRVLACSPEYLRHRVAPRVPEDLADHECLLLVGAQGRMEYWRVVDATGHATTVRVNGRLESNFGEVLRDAALAGLGIAHFSAWHVYEDLRARRLVEVLPGYRLPDTAINAVMPQRRFVPLRVRAFVDFVAESFGEVPPWERGK; encoded by the coding sequence ATGGACCGCATCGCCGACCTGAATCTGTTCCTGCGGGTGCTCGACCTGGGCTCGATCAGCGCCGCCGCGCGCAGCCTGGATCTGTCGGTCGCGGTCGCCAGCCAGCGCCTCAAGCGCCTGGAGCGCGACCTGGGCGTGCGTCTGCTGCACCGGACCACCCGCCAGTTGCACGCCACCGCCGAAGGCGTGGCCCTGGCCGAACGCGGCCGGGCCCTGATCGAGGAACTGGAGGCGCTGACCTCGGACCTGCGCCAATCCGGCAGCGAGCCGTCCGGGGTGTTGCGGGTGACCACCTCGGCCTCGTTCGGGCGCATGTACATCTCGCCGTTGCTGCCCGAGTTCCAGCGCCGCTATCCGGCGGTGCGGCTGAGCGTGAACCTCAACGACGAGCGCCTGGACCTGATCGCCTCGGGCATGGATCTGGCGATCCGGATCGGCCCGCTCGACGATTCGAGCCTGGTCGCGCGCAAGCTCGCCGACAACCGCCGCGTGCTGGCGTGTTCGCCCGAGTACCTGCGCCACCGCGTCGCGCCGCGGGTGCCGGAGGACTTGGCCGATCACGAATGCCTGCTGCTGGTCGGCGCGCAGGGCCGCATGGAGTACTGGCGCGTGGTCGATGCGACCGGGCATGCGACGACGGTGCGGGTCAACGGCCGGTTGGAAAGCAATTTCGGCGAAGTGCTGCGCGATGCGGCGCTGGCGGGATTGGGGATCGCGCATTTCTCGGCCTGGCACGTGTACGAAGACTTGCGCGCCAGGCGGTTGGTGGAGGTGTTGCCGGGTTATCGATTGCCGGATACGGCGATCAACGCGGTGATGCCGCAGCGGCGGTTCGTGCCGTTGCGGGTGCGGGCGTTCGTGGATTTCGTGGCGGAGTCGTTTGGGGAGGTGCCGCCGTGGGAGCGGGGGAAGTGA
- a CDS encoding zinc-binding alcohol dehydrogenase family protein: MKAVALTRYLPIDDPQSLVDVELPAPTAGGHDLLVRVEAISVNPVDTKVRSPKPQVEAQPRVLGFDAAGIVEAVGEDVTRFKVGDRVYYAGDITRPGTNSELHLVDERIVGAAPASLSAAQAAALPLTAITAWELLFQRMPFDADNGGRGKSLLIIAGAGGVGSIAIQIAKRAGFSVIATASRSESVEWCRQMGADHVIDHRQPLAPQLKALGFEQIDAALNLADTDRYWETLGEVLAPQGHVGLIVEPSGALKIGDPYKAKCIGIHWEMMFSRPRFKTPDMVEQGKILDRVAQLIDAGELKGTHTETLGKIDAANMRETHRRLESGTTIGKLVLAGW; encoded by the coding sequence ATGAAAGCCGTAGCCCTCACCCGTTATCTTCCGATCGACGATCCGCAATCGCTGGTGGATGTCGAACTGCCCGCGCCGACCGCCGGCGGCCACGATCTGCTGGTGCGGGTCGAGGCGATCTCGGTCAATCCGGTCGACACCAAGGTGCGCTCGCCCAAGCCGCAGGTGGAAGCGCAGCCGCGCGTGCTGGGCTTTGACGCCGCCGGCATCGTCGAAGCGGTCGGCGAAGACGTCACCCGCTTCAAGGTCGGCGACCGCGTCTACTACGCCGGCGACATCACCCGTCCGGGCACCAACAGCGAACTGCATCTGGTCGATGAGCGCATCGTCGGCGCCGCGCCGGCCTCGCTGAGCGCGGCCCAGGCCGCGGCGCTGCCGCTGACCGCCATCACCGCCTGGGAGCTGCTGTTCCAGCGCATGCCGTTCGATGCGGACAACGGCGGCCGCGGCAAGTCGCTGCTGATCATCGCCGGCGCCGGCGGCGTGGGCTCGATCGCGATCCAGATCGCCAAGCGCGCCGGCTTCAGCGTGATCGCCACCGCCTCGCGCAGCGAAAGCGTCGAGTGGTGCAGGCAGATGGGCGCCGATCACGTGATCGATCACCGCCAGCCGCTGGCGCCGCAACTCAAGGCGCTGGGCTTCGAACAGATCGATGCCGCCTTGAATCTGGCCGACACCGACCGCTATTGGGAAACGCTGGGCGAAGTGCTGGCGCCGCAGGGCCATGTCGGACTGATCGTGGAGCCCTCCGGCGCGCTCAAGATCGGCGACCCGTACAAGGCCAAGTGCATCGGCATCCACTGGGAAATGATGTTCTCCCGGCCGCGCTTCAAGACGCCGGACATGGTCGAACAGGGCAAGATTCTCGATCGCGTGGCGCAGTTGATCGACGCGGGCGAACTCAAGGGCACGCATACCGAAACCCTCGGCAAGATCGATGCGGCGAACATGCGCGAGACGCATCGGCGATTGGAGTCGGGGACGACGATCGGGAAGTTGGTGTTGGCTGGGTGGTGA
- a CDS encoding DODA-type extradiol aromatic ring-opening family dioxygenase — MDIPTRLPTLFLSHGSPMLALEDSPAGRFLDSLGQQLPWPRAIVIASAHFMTDRPMVGGHHKPHTVHDFGGFPPPLYQIRYPAPGQPRLAEQIAARLSDAGLNAKLRDNHGLDHGVWVPLRRMYPQADIPVVPLSVMPYGTAAQHYAVGQALAALRDEGVLVIGSGGFVHNLGDLDWSQREAPMPSWAADFSAWMHEKLAAGDREALLDWHDRAPNARHAHPTVEHLMPLFVALGAAGDAPTARTIHRSHEMGSLALDAFAFD; from the coding sequence ATGGACATCCCCACCCGTCTTCCGACCCTGTTCCTTTCCCACGGCTCGCCGATGCTGGCGCTGGAGGATTCGCCCGCCGGGCGCTTCCTCGATTCGCTGGGCCAGCAATTGCCGTGGCCGCGCGCGATCGTGATCGCCTCGGCGCACTTCATGACCGACCGGCCGATGGTCGGCGGTCACCATAAGCCGCACACCGTGCACGACTTCGGCGGCTTTCCGCCGCCGCTGTACCAGATCCGGTACCCGGCGCCGGGCCAGCCGCGCCTGGCCGAACAGATCGCCGCGCGCCTGAGCGACGCCGGCCTCAACGCCAAGCTGCGCGACAACCACGGTCTGGATCATGGCGTGTGGGTGCCGTTACGGCGCATGTATCCGCAGGCGGACATTCCGGTGGTGCCCTTGTCGGTGATGCCGTATGGGACGGCGGCTCAACACTATGCCGTGGGGCAAGCGCTGGCGGCACTGAGAGACGAAGGGGTCTTGGTGATCGGCTCGGGCGGCTTCGTGCACAACCTGGGCGATCTGGACTGGAGCCAGCGCGAAGCGCCGATGCCGTCGTGGGCAGCCGATTTCAGTGCGTGGATGCACGAGAAGCTGGCCGCGGGCGATCGCGAGGCCTTGCTCGACTGGCACGACCGGGCTCCGAACGCGCGTCATGCGCATCCGACCGTCGAGCATCTGATGCCGTTGTTCGTGGCGCTGGGCGCCGCGGGCGATGCGCCGACGGCGCGCACGATTCATCGTTCGCATGAGATGGGGTCGTTGGCGTTGGATGCGTTCGCGTTCGATTGA
- the fusA gene encoding elongation factor G: MNTTIASSWRNLGIIAHVDAGKTTLTERLLWKTGAIHRMGEVHDGATTTDFTSIEKDRGITIGAAAVQTRWTPQGQSEHRLTIIDTPGHIDFAIEVERSLRVLDGAVAVFSAVDGVQPQSETVWRQARRHGVPLIAFVNKMDRVGASFERTLAQMREKLDAVPWPLGRSVGIENELQGWVDYVARDIVLWDQDNHLSRRPWNDDEAREFEPLRLRLIEAVADHDDELAEAFLDARAIDAGLLKAALRRGTLKGAGTPVLGGSAFKNKGVETLLDAIVDYLPSPLDRPWVHAESERGEVALAPDASGPLAGLLFKIVHQEHGALSFVRLYSGTLRVGDTVWASRRDKPQRVGRLVVVQANRGHDVDVAYAGEIVAIPGWKDAVSGESLSDTGERLVLDTIQAQPAVLSWRLTAGKSGDLIRLGQGLASLAQEDPSFRVGTDSETGETLVWGMGELHLDVMVERLRQEWNVEVRTGSPRVAYQETPSRAVRGIEGKLSKQNGGTGQFARVVIDVEPREDGQFEFVDRTTGGVVPRNFVNATEKGLRLALAEGPLGYPVVGLTVILTDGQTHAVDSSELAFQRAAGDALKAALAESGTTLLEPVMALVIDTPAGNVGDVVGDLQRRSGRVLGIEDKGLRTDVTARAPLAQLSGYTTALRSLTQGRASASMVFNGYEQARSAPKAA, translated from the coding sequence ATGAACACCACCATTGCTTCCAGCTGGCGCAACCTCGGCATCATCGCCCACGTAGACGCGGGCAAAACCACGCTCACCGAACGCCTGTTGTGGAAAACCGGCGCTATCCATCGCATGGGCGAAGTCCACGACGGCGCGACCACCACCGACTTCACCAGCATCGAGAAAGACCGCGGCATCACCATCGGCGCCGCGGCCGTGCAGACGCGCTGGACGCCGCAAGGCCAGAGCGAACATCGCCTGACCATCATCGACACGCCCGGCCATATCGACTTCGCGATCGAAGTCGAGCGTTCGCTGCGCGTGCTCGACGGCGCGGTCGCCGTGTTCAGCGCGGTCGATGGCGTGCAGCCGCAATCGGAAACCGTGTGGCGCCAGGCGCGCCGGCACGGCGTGCCGCTGATCGCGTTCGTCAACAAGATGGATCGCGTCGGCGCTTCGTTCGAGCGCACGCTCGCGCAGATGCGCGAGAAGCTCGACGCGGTGCCGTGGCCGCTGGGCCGGTCGGTCGGTATCGAAAACGAGCTGCAAGGCTGGGTCGATTACGTCGCCCGCGACATCGTGCTGTGGGACCAGGACAACCACTTGTCCCGCCGTCCCTGGAACGACGACGAGGCGCGCGAGTTCGAGCCGCTGCGTCTGCGCCTGATCGAAGCGGTCGCCGATCACGACGACGAACTGGCCGAGGCCTTCCTCGACGCGCGCGCCATCGATGCCGGGCTGCTCAAGGCGGCCTTGCGTCGCGGCACGCTCAAGGGCGCGGGCACGCCGGTGCTCGGCGGTTCGGCGTTCAAGAACAAGGGCGTGGAAACGCTGTTGGATGCGATCGTCGATTACCTGCCTTCGCCGCTGGATCGGCCGTGGGTGCACGCCGAAAGCGAACGCGGCGAAGTCGCGCTCGCGCCGGATGCGTCCGGGCCGCTGGCCGGCTTGCTGTTCAAGATCGTGCACCAGGAACACGGTGCGCTGTCGTTCGTGCGCCTGTACTCGGGCACGCTGCGGGTCGGCGATACGGTGTGGGCGTCGCGTCGCGACAAGCCGCAGCGCGTCGGCCGCCTGGTCGTGGTCCAGGCCAATCGCGGGCACGATGTCGATGTCGCCTATGCGGGCGAAATCGTCGCGATCCCGGGTTGGAAGGACGCGGTCAGCGGCGAGAGCCTGAGCGATACCGGCGAGCGGTTGGTGCTGGACACGATCCAGGCCCAACCGGCGGTGTTGTCGTGGCGCCTGACCGCGGGCAAGTCGGGCGATCTGATCCGTCTGGGCCAGGGCTTGGCGAGTCTGGCGCAGGAGGACCCGTCGTTCCGCGTCGGTACCGATTCGGAAACCGGCGAGACCTTGGTGTGGGGCATGGGCGAACTGCATCTGGACGTGATGGTCGAGCGCCTGCGCCAGGAGTGGAACGTCGAGGTGCGCACCGGTTCGCCGCGCGTGGCTTATCAGGAAACCCCGAGCCGCGCGGTGCGCGGGATCGAAGGCAAGCTGTCCAAGCAGAACGGCGGCACGGGGCAGTTCGCCCGTGTGGTCATCGACGTGGAGCCGCGCGAAGACGGGCAGTTCGAGTTCGTCGATCGCACGACCGGCGGCGTGGTGCCGCGCAACTTCGTCAACGCGACGGAAAAGGGCTTGCGCCTGGCGTTGGCGGAAGGGCCGTTGGGGTATCCGGTGGTCGGTTTGACGGTGATCTTGACCGACGGCCAGACCCACGCGGTGGATTCGTCCGAACTCGCGTTCCAACGCGCGGCGGGCGATGCGCTGAAGGCGGCGCTGGCAGAAAGCGGCACAACGCTGCTCGAGCCGGTGATGGCGCTGGTCATCGATACGCCCGCCGGCAATGTCGGCGACGTGGTCGGCGATCTGCAACGCCGCTCCGGCCGCGTGCTCGGCATCGAGGACAAGGGCCTGCGCACGGACGTGACCGCGCGCGCGCCGCTGGCGCAGTTGTCGGGTTACACGACCGCGTTGCGGTCGCTGACCCAGGGCCGCGCTTCGGCGTCGATGGTGTTCAACGGCTACGAGCAGGCGCGCAGTGCGCCGAAGGCCGCGTAA
- a CDS encoding bifunctional 2-methylcitrate dehydratase/aconitate hydratase: MSHFDIRSTVRPDPDKPMVDIADYVADYQIDSKEAFDTARYMLLDSLACAALAMDHKECLKHLGPLVPGAQMSGGARVPYTSYELDPVQAAYNIGVQIRWLDFNDTWLAAEWGHPSDNLGAILGVADYLGRKAEAEGGKAMTVRDVLGHAIKAHEIQGGYALKNSFNRVGLDHVILVRLASTAVTTQMLGGNKEAIVTAVSHSWIDNGVLRTYRHAPNTGPRKSWAAGDACRRAVTHALNAVKGVVGYPSALSVKTWGFYDIAFKGKQFEFERPFGSYVMENVLFKISFPAEFHAQTAVECAMKLHEQVKDKLDQIERVELETQEAGVRIIDKTGPLANYADRDHCLQYMVAVPLIFGRLTADDYVDAIAADPRIDALRDKMTVKENEQFTKDYFDPDKRYIGNSVQVFFKDGSSTEKVSIDFPIGHRKRRAEGIPVLMAKFEAAVRAKLPAAQADRLLALANNPAELEALPVTQFMALFAQPAK, encoded by the coding sequence ATGAGCCACTTCGACATCCGTTCGACCGTCCGCCCCGATCCCGACAAGCCGATGGTCGATATCGCCGACTACGTCGCCGATTACCAGATCGATTCGAAGGAAGCCTTCGACACCGCCCGCTACATGCTGCTGGACTCGCTGGCCTGCGCCGCGCTGGCGATGGACCATAAGGAATGCCTCAAGCACCTGGGCCCGCTGGTTCCGGGCGCGCAGATGAGCGGCGGCGCGCGCGTGCCGTACACCTCTTATGAACTCGACCCGGTCCAGGCCGCGTACAACATCGGCGTGCAGATCCGCTGGCTCGACTTCAACGACACCTGGCTGGCGGCGGAATGGGGCCATCCGTCCGACAACCTCGGCGCCATCCTCGGCGTGGCCGACTACCTGGGCCGCAAGGCCGAGGCCGAAGGCGGCAAGGCCATGACCGTGCGCGACGTGCTCGGCCATGCGATCAAGGCGCACGAAATCCAGGGCGGCTACGCGCTCAAGAATTCGTTCAACCGGGTCGGCCTGGACCACGTGATCCTGGTGCGCCTGGCCTCGACCGCCGTCACCACCCAGATGCTGGGCGGCAATAAGGAAGCGATCGTGACCGCCGTGTCGCACTCGTGGATCGACAACGGCGTGCTGCGCACCTACCGCCACGCGCCGAACACCGGCCCGCGCAAGAGCTGGGCCGCCGGCGACGCCTGCCGCCGCGCCGTCACCCACGCCCTCAACGCCGTCAAGGGCGTGGTCGGCTACCCGAGCGCGCTGTCGGTCAAGACCTGGGGCTTCTACGACATCGCCTTCAAGGGCAAGCAGTTCGAGTTCGAGCGCCCGTTCGGCAGCTATGTGATGGAGAACGTGCTGTTCAAGATCAGCTTCCCGGCCGAGTTCCACGCCCAGACCGCGGTCGAGTGCGCGATGAAGCTGCACGAGCAGGTCAAGGACAAGCTGGACCAGATCGAGCGCGTCGAACTGGAAACGCAGGAAGCCGGCGTGCGCATCATCGACAAGACCGGCCCGCTGGCCAACTACGCCGACCGCGACCACTGCCTGCAGTACATGGTCGCCGTGCCGCTGATCTTCGGCCGCCTGACCGCCGACGACTACGTGGACGCCATCGCCGCCGACCCGCGTATCGACGCCCTGCGCGACAAGATGACGGTCAAGGAGAACGAGCAGTTCACCAAGGACTACTTCGACCCGGACAAGCGCTATATCGGCAACTCGGTGCAGGTGTTCTTCAAGGACGGCTCGTCCACGGAAAAGGTGTCCATCGACTTCCCGATCGGCCACCGCAAGCGCCGCGCCGAAGGCATTCCGGTGCTGATGGCTAAGTTCGAAGCCGCCGTCCGCGCCAAGCTGCCGGCCGCCCAGGCCGACCGCCTGCTGGCCCTGGCCAACAACCCGGCCGAGCTCGAAGCCCTGCCGGTGACCCAGTTCATGGCCCTGTTCGCCCAGCCGGCGAAGTAA
- a CDS encoding LysR family transcriptional regulator: MDTLRGMQTFVRAVELGSLSAVAREQGSTQPTISKTVAALEQELGVRLLQRSTTHLAPTEQGRRFYERARRVIEEYGEAVADARGLSETPAGLLRISAPVSVGVLRMNRLVQEFLALYPQIEIELILNDRFVDLVEEGMDVALRLGANLPPNVVARRVAVSPRGLVASVGYLAQHPRIDAPDDVLAHNYLRFAWASESFELHGPGGEVRRLQANGRYRINNSLGIRESFLIGAGLGLAPAWLVQDLIDSGELAWVLPQWKASAHEAYLLYPARRYLPLRTRVLVEFLRERLPQLPGFVAVE, from the coding sequence ATGGACACACTCCGCGGCATGCAGACCTTCGTCCGCGCGGTAGAACTGGGCAGCCTGTCGGCGGTCGCGCGCGAGCAGGGCAGTACCCAGCCGACCATCAGCAAGACCGTGGCCGCGCTGGAGCAGGAACTGGGCGTGCGCTTGCTTCAGCGCAGCACCACCCATCTGGCGCCGACCGAACAGGGCCGGCGCTTTTACGAACGCGCGCGGCGGGTGATCGAGGAATACGGCGAAGCGGTGGCCGACGCGCGCGGCCTGAGCGAAACGCCGGCCGGCCTGCTGCGGATCAGCGCGCCGGTCAGCGTGGGCGTGTTGCGGATGAATCGGCTGGTGCAGGAATTTCTCGCGCTGTATCCGCAGATCGAGATCGAGCTGATCCTCAACGACCGCTTCGTCGATCTGGTCGAGGAAGGCATGGACGTGGCGCTGCGGCTCGGCGCCAACCTGCCGCCGAACGTGGTGGCGCGCCGCGTCGCGGTGTCGCCGCGCGGATTGGTGGCCTCGGTCGGCTATCTGGCGCAGCATCCGCGCATCGATGCGCCGGACGATGTGCTGGCGCACAACTATCTGCGTTTCGCCTGGGCCAGCGAGAGTTTCGAATTGCACGGGCCCGGCGGCGAAGTGCGGCGGCTGCAGGCGAACGGGCGTTATCGGATCAACAACTCGCTGGGGATACGCGAAAGTTTCCTGATCGGCGCGGGCCTGGGCCTGGCGCCGGCGTGGTTGGTGCAGGATCTGATCGACAGCGGCGAACTGGCCTGGGTGTTGCCGCAGTGGAAGGCGTCGGCGCATGAGGCGTATCTGCTGTATCCGGCGCGACGATATTTGCCGTTGCGCACGCGGGTGCTGGTCGAGTTTCTGCGCGAACGCTTGCCGCAGCTGCCGGGGTTTGTTGCGGTGGAGTGA
- a CDS encoding SGNH/GDSL hydrolase family protein, with amino-acid sequence MTTHLPKPLAAAALALALAAAPAQAADSTRWVGTWTASPQAALPAGFVLPNGAPAQLRNQTVRQVARVSLGGKQLRIELSNAYGDQPVTIGAAHIARSGGGARIQAGSDRAITFGGQPSVTIQPGAPVLSDPIALDVAALGEVAVSLYLPQTTALKTLHWEGRQDAYLTSGNRAADAQLQGETIQTRPFLSGVYVQAPAATRSVIVLGDSITDGAASTPNQNRRWPDFLAARLAQRDVAVLNAGISGGQVLNDGMGVSALARFERDVLGQKADTVFVLLGINDIGWPGSSFEPKRAPMSAQRLIAGYRQLIARARLNSLRIVGATLTPFEGALADSPISGYYNTDKDKVRQTVNAWIRDSGEFDAVVDFDAITRDPAHPARFLPAYDSGDHLHPGDAGYRAMAEAIDEAVLFAPR; translated from the coding sequence ATGACCACTCACTTGCCCAAACCCCTCGCCGCCGCCGCACTCGCGTTGGCCCTGGCCGCCGCCCCGGCGCAGGCCGCCGACTCTACGCGCTGGGTCGGCACCTGGACCGCCAGCCCGCAGGCCGCATTGCCGGCCGGCTTCGTCCTGCCCAACGGCGCGCCGGCGCAGCTGCGCAACCAGACCGTGCGCCAGGTCGCGCGGGTCAGCCTCGGCGGCAAGCAACTGCGCATCGAGCTGTCGAACGCCTACGGCGACCAGCCGGTCACCATCGGCGCGGCGCACATCGCCCGCAGCGGCGGCGGCGCTCGCATCCAGGCCGGCAGCGATCGCGCGATCACCTTCGGCGGCCAGCCGTCGGTGACGATCCAGCCCGGCGCGCCGGTGCTCAGCGATCCCATCGCGCTCGATGTCGCCGCGCTCGGCGAAGTCGCGGTCAGCCTGTACTTGCCGCAGACGACCGCGCTCAAGACCCTGCACTGGGAAGGCCGCCAGGACGCCTACCTCACCTCCGGCAACCGCGCCGCCGATGCGCAACTGCAAGGCGAGACGATCCAGACCCGCCCCTTCCTCAGCGGCGTGTATGTGCAAGCGCCGGCGGCGACGCGCAGCGTGATCGTGCTCGGCGATTCGATCACCGACGGCGCCGCGTCCACGCCCAACCAGAACCGGCGCTGGCCGGACTTTCTCGCCGCGCGTCTGGCCCAGCGCGATGTCGCCGTGCTCAACGCCGGCATTTCCGGCGGCCAGGTGCTCAACGACGGCATGGGCGTAAGCGCGCTGGCGCGCTTCGAGCGCGACGTGCTCGGGCAAAAGGCCGACACCGTCTTCGTCCTGCTCGGCATCAACGACATCGGCTGGCCCGGCAGCAGCTTCGAACCCAAGCGCGCGCCGATGAGCGCGCAGCGCCTGATCGCCGGCTATCGCCAGTTGATCGCGCGTGCGCGCCTGAATTCGTTGCGCATCGTCGGCGCCACGCTGACGCCGTTCGAAGGCGCGCTGGCGGATTCGCCGATCAGCGGCTACTACAACACCGACAAGGACAAGGTGCGCCAGACCGTCAACGCCTGGATCCGCGACAGCGGCGAGTTCGATGCGGTGGTCGATTTCGACGCGATCACCCGCGACCCCGCGCATCCGGCGCGATTCCTGCCGGCCTACGACTCCGGCGATCACCTGCATCCGGGCGACGCCGGTTATCGCGCGATGGCCGAGGCCATCGACGAAGCGGTGTTGTTCGCCCCGCGTTGA